From the genome of Notolabrus celidotus isolate fNotCel1 unplaced genomic scaffold, fNotCel1.pri scaffold_127_arrow_ctg1, whole genome shotgun sequence, one region includes:
- the si:ch73-256g18.2 gene encoding small integral membrane protein 36, whose amino-acid sequence MGFMEFYLEIDPVTLNLIILVASYVILLLVFLISCILYDCRGKDPTKEYAPDNTPAPPSQSPIRLVVMQNSPASSRYEPNNTAGHELQTPDLSRDRGEREREREREREKRSTLV is encoded by the coding sequence ATGGGTTTTATGGAATTCTACCTGGAGATTGACCCCGTCACCCTCAACCTCATCATCCTGGTCGCCAGCTATGTCATCCTGCTCCTGGTCTTCCTCATCTCCTGCATCCTGTACGACTGCCGGGGCAAAGACCCCACCAAGGAGTACGCCCCGGACAACACGCCGGCGCCGCCCAGCCAGTCGCCCATCCGCCTGGTGGTCATGCAGAACTCGCCCGCTTCCTCCCGCTACGAGCCCAACAACACGGCCGGCCACGAGCTGCAGACGCCGGATCTGAGCCGGgacaggggagagagggagcgggagagagagagggagcgggagAAGAGGAGTACTCTGGTTTAA